In Isoalcanivorax indicus, the following proteins share a genomic window:
- a CDS encoding aminotransferase class V-fold PLP-dependent enzyme: MSRQFPGVDPDGLLEYSVVFNDRALNHMSQTFQQVMRDIASTLREVYRAAGVVVVPGGGTYGMEAVARQFANDATCLVVRNGWFSYRWSQIFDMGDIPGEEIVHRARPVTPEPKAPWAPAPVDEVVASIRAARPDVVFAPHVETASGMLLPDDYIRALADAVHDHDGLMVLDCVASGALWVDMQATGVDVLISAPQKGWSSSPCSALVMLSERALARLEATTSSSFACDLKKWHQIMQAYENGGHAYHATMPTDALTRFRDTMLETRQLGLETLDTAQRELGRKVRALFAEHGFRSVAAPGFEAPGVVVCHTDDDALHTGKAFIAQGLQTAAGVPLMCDEPPGFKTFRVGLFGLDKLQDVDGAVARLAEALGRVQR, from the coding sequence ATGTCGCGCCAGTTTCCCGGAGTCGATCCGGACGGGCTGCTCGAATATTCCGTGGTCTTCAACGACCGTGCCCTGAACCACATGTCGCAGACCTTCCAGCAGGTGATGCGCGATATCGCCAGCACCCTGCGTGAGGTCTACCGCGCCGCCGGCGTGGTGGTGGTGCCGGGTGGCGGCACCTACGGCATGGAAGCGGTGGCGCGGCAGTTCGCCAACGACGCCACCTGCCTGGTGGTGCGCAACGGCTGGTTCAGTTATCGCTGGAGCCAGATCTTCGACATGGGCGATATCCCCGGCGAAGAAATCGTGCACCGGGCACGCCCGGTCACCCCCGAACCCAAGGCCCCCTGGGCCCCGGCGCCGGTCGACGAGGTGGTGGCCAGTATCCGCGCCGCGCGCCCGGACGTGGTGTTTGCCCCGCATGTGGAAACCGCCAGCGGCATGCTGCTGCCGGACGACTATATCCGCGCGCTGGCCGATGCCGTGCATGACCATGACGGCCTGATGGTGCTGGACTGCGTCGCCTCCGGCGCCTTGTGGGTGGACATGCAGGCCACCGGCGTCGACGTACTGATCAGCGCGCCGCAGAAAGGCTGGAGCAGTTCGCCGTGCAGCGCCCTGGTGATGCTCAGCGAACGCGCCCTGGCGCGTCTGGAAGCGACCACCAGCAGCAGCTTTGCCTGCGATCTGAAAAAGTGGCACCAGATCATGCAAGCCTATGAAAACGGCGGCCATGCCTATCACGCCACCATGCCTACCGATGCGCTGACGCGCTTCCGCGACACCATGCTGGAAACGCGCCAGCTGGGCCTGGAGACGCTCGATACCGCCCAGCGGGAACTGGGCCGCAAGGTCCGCGCCCTGTTCGCTGAACACGGCTTCCGCAGCGTCGCCGCGCCCGGGTTTGAAGCCCCCGGGGTGGTGGTGTGCCACACCGACGACGACGCCCTCCACACCGGCAAGGCGTTTATCGCCCAGGGCCTGCAAACCGCCGCTGGCGTGCCCCTGATGTGCGATGAACCACCCGGCTTCAAGACCTTCCGGGTCGGGCTGTTCGGGCTGGACAAGTTGCAGGATGTAGACGGCGCCGTGGCGCGGCTGGCAGAGGCGTTGGGTCGGGTCCAGCGCTAA